In one Salipiger abyssi genomic region, the following are encoded:
- a CDS encoding substrate-binding protein, with the protein MSKTTLTRRGVLRTGAVAGAGVALPTIFTASSARAFTNAPTGGSVTLGFNVPQTGPYADEGADELRAYELAVEHLNGGGDGGMLNTFSSKALDGSGILGKKVEYVTGDTQTKSDAARASAKSMIEKDGAIMITGGSSSGVAIAVQGLCQEAGVIFMAGLTHSNDTTGKDKKANGFRHFFNAYMSGAALAPVLAKMYGADRKAYHLTADYTWGWTQEESIKAATEALGWETVNAVKTPLAQTDFSSYIAPVLNSGADVLVLNHYGGNMVNSLTNAVQFGLREKQVNGKNFEIVVPLYSRLMARGAGENVKGIFGSTNWHWSLQDEGSKAFVQSFGTKYGFPPSQAAHTCYVQTLLYADAVQRAGSFDPCAVGEALAGFEFDGLGNGPTLYRAEDHQCFKDVLVVKGKENPTSEFDLLEVVEVTPRAQVEYAPDHPMFAGGSLGACNPGA; encoded by the coding sequence ATGTCCAAGACGACTCTGACTCGCCGTGGCGTGCTGAGAACGGGTGCCGTGGCCGGCGCCGGCGTCGCGCTGCCGACGATCTTTACCGCCTCGTCGGCCCGCGCCTTCACCAACGCCCCCACCGGCGGCTCGGTGACGCTCGGGTTCAACGTGCCGCAGACCGGCCCCTATGCCGATGAGGGCGCCGACGAGCTGCGCGCCTATGAGCTGGCGGTCGAGCATCTGAACGGCGGCGGCGACGGCGGCATGCTGAACACCTTCAGCTCCAAGGCGCTCGACGGCAGCGGCATCCTCGGCAAGAAGGTCGAGTATGTGACCGGCGACACCCAGACCAAATCCGACGCCGCCCGCGCCTCCGCCAAGTCGATGATCGAGAAGGACGGCGCCATCATGATCACCGGCGGCTCGTCCTCGGGCGTGGCCATCGCCGTGCAGGGGCTCTGCCAGGAGGCGGGCGTGATCTTTATGGCCGGCCTCACCCACTCCAACGATACCACCGGAAAAGACAAGAAAGCCAACGGCTTCCGCCATTTCTTTAATGCTTACATGTCGGGTGCCGCGCTGGCGCCGGTGCTGGCCAAGATGTATGGCGCCGACCGCAAGGCCTATCACCTGACCGCCGATTACACCTGGGGCTGGACCCAGGAGGAATCGATCAAGGCCGCCACCGAGGCCCTGGGCTGGGAGACCGTGAACGCGGTCAAGACCCCGCTCGCCCAGACCGATTTCTCCTCCTATATCGCGCCGGTGCTGAACTCGGGCGCCGATGTGCTGGTGCTGAACCATTACGGCGGCAACATGGTGAACTCGCTCACCAACGCGGTGCAGTTCGGCCTGCGCGAAAAGCAGGTGAACGGCAAGAATTTCGAGATCGTCGTGCCGCTCTACTCGCGTCTGATGGCGCGCGGCGCCGGCGAGAACGTCAAGGGCATCTTCGGCTCCACCAACTGGCACTGGTCGCTTCAGGACGAGGGCTCCAAGGCCTTCGTGCAGAGCTTCGGCACCAAATACGGCTTCCCGCCGAGCCAGGCCGCGCACACCTGCTATGTGCAGACGCTGCTCTATGCGGATGCGGTGCAGCGCGCCGGTTCCTTCGATCCCTGCGCCGTGGGCGAGGCGCTGGCCGGGTTCGAGTTCGACGGGCTCGGCAACGGCCCGACGCTTTACCGCGCCGAGGATCACCAGTGCTTCAAGGATGTGCTCGTGGTGAAAGGGAAAGAGAACCCCACCTCGGAATTCGACCTGCTCGAAGTGGTCGAGGTCACGCCGCGCGCCCAGGTGGAATACGCACCCGATCATCCGATGTTCGCGGGCGGTTCGCTCGGCGCCTGTAACCCGGGCGCCTGA
- a CDS encoding branched-chain amino acid ABC transporter permease, whose amino-acid sequence MDAIILQILNGLDKGSAYALIALGLTLIFGTLGVVNFAHGALFMIGAFCAVTLNRLLTLSHQVVDETRTDFLGNPLKVDVPYMHDLFGEATGAAIIDWSVPLAILFSIPVMIAVGVIMERGLIKHFYRRPHADQILVTFGLAIVLQEIIKQIFGANPIPTPAPDAFTGSFDFGVLLGFDPNAIIYPYWRLVYFAFAALIIGAVFAFLQFTTFGMVVRAGMADRETVGLLGINIDRRFTIMFGLAAAVAGLAGVMYAPINSPNYHMGMDFLVLSFVVVVVGGMGSLPGAVAAGFLLGILESFASMNEIKQILPGIDQIIIYLVAIIILLTRPRGLMGRKGVMED is encoded by the coding sequence ATGGACGCAATCATCCTTCAAATCCTGAACGGGCTCGACAAGGGCTCGGCCTATGCGCTGATCGCGCTGGGGCTTACCCTCATCTTCGGCACGCTGGGCGTGGTGAACTTCGCCCATGGCGCGCTTTTCATGATCGGCGCCTTCTGCGCGGTGACGCTGAACCGCCTGCTGACGCTGTCGCATCAGGTGGTGGACGAGACCCGCACCGATTTCCTCGGCAACCCGCTGAAGGTCGATGTGCCCTATATGCACGATCTCTTCGGCGAGGCGACCGGCGCCGCCATCATCGACTGGTCGGTGCCACTGGCGATCCTGTTCTCGATCCCGGTGATGATCGCCGTCGGCGTGATCATGGAGCGCGGGCTGATCAAGCATTTCTACCGCCGCCCGCATGCGGACCAGATCCTGGTGACCTTCGGCCTCGCCATCGTGTTGCAGGAGATCATCAAGCAGATCTTCGGCGCCAACCCGATCCCGACGCCGGCGCCCGACGCCTTCACCGGCTCCTTCGATTTCGGCGTGCTGCTGGGCTTTGACCCCAACGCCATCATCTACCCCTATTGGCGGCTGGTCTATTTCGCCTTCGCGGCGCTGATCATCGGCGCGGTCTTTGCCTTCCTGCAATTCACCACCTTCGGCATGGTGGTGCGCGCCGGCATGGCCGACCGCGAGACCGTAGGGCTGCTGGGCATCAATATCGACCGGCGCTTTACCATCATGTTCGGGCTGGCCGCCGCCGTGGCCGGGCTCGCGGGCGTCATGTATGCGCCGATCAACTCGCCCAACTACCACATGGGCATGGATTTCCTGGTGCTGAGTTTCGTTGTTGTGGTCGTCGGCGGCATGGGCTCGCTTCCGGGCGCCGTCGCCGCCGGCTTCCTTCTGGGAATCCTCGAAAGCTTCGCCTCGATGAATGAGATCAAGCAGATCCTGCCCGGGATCGACCAGATCATCATCTATCTCGTCGCCATCATCATTCTGCTGACCCGTCCGCGGGGCCTCATGGGCCGCAAGGGCGTGATGGAGGACTAA